In Glycine max cultivar Williams 82 chromosome 4, Glycine_max_v4.0, whole genome shotgun sequence, the genomic stretch ATGGTGAAGTCTCGCATCATGTAAAAATGAAAAGGTTGAACACCATATAATTGAAGACAAGACCTATAAATatgagttttaatattttaagttaGAGTGTAATATCATGTTTGTGTCACTATaatgttttgaaatattaagagaatattagtataatatatacaaatatcaatgtaaaatataaaaataaatagtacttatgtataataattaaaaaaaactcaaggtaagagtataataaaatattctctttgtttttaattatataatcctttttataatttttttgtctctgttttataagattatttttataaattatttttaatttataaacgcattaattatttttttcttacatatttttatttaattattttttacaaaaaattaataaaaaataattaagtgaatagtaaaataaaaaaataataatcataaaaagtaatataaataattaataaatttaatgtgattaattaaattaaagatttttaataattataaattaatatgttagaAAATAAAGTACATTTGCTTGTGGAGTAGGAGATTTTGAGACAGCATTGCCTTCAATATCGTGTTTGTTGCATCAGACAGACAAAGCAAGAGGCATTTCCAAAAATGATCAGACTCGTTAGACTGTGGCACTGTCACAAGCCTTTCACGTTCCCCAAACCTCAACCTCGTATGGTAGTAGAAGCATCATCATCGTGTTTCTCCACGCGCGTGGGCACACACAACGGGACCTTCCACTGCGACGAGGCCCTCGCCTGCTTCATGCTTCGCCTCTCCAAACGCTTCTCCGCTGCTCACATCGTCCGAACCAGGGACCCCAACCTTCTTCAATCCCTCCACGCACTCGTCGACGTTGGAGGCGCGTATGACCCAACACGACACCGTTTCGATCATCACCAAAAGGACTTTCACCAAGTCTTCGGACACGGCTTCCACACTAAACTCAGCAGCGCTGGCCTTGTCTACAAGGTGTTTGATCTTTGTTCATCActctttttaccttttttgctgttttttttatcggcaaatgttagtgattaattgttaattttttttgttagtggaAGGAATTGAAGTCCTGAACTTTCCCTCCTCCCTTCTCTTTTTAACCACCAAGTTAACCTTAAAACTCCCCTTTTTCTCTGTTTATGTCATTATTCATAACCTAACTCATTACTATTCCTCTTTAGCATTTTGGATTAGAGATAATTGCAAATGTGCTGAAGCTTCATGAAGACCATCCTCATGTACACCAGTTGTATCCAGTTATATACAGAAACTTTGTGGAGGCAATTGATGCTGTGGATAACGGAGTCAATCTATATGACCTTGATGTCCCtccaaaatatgaaattaacacGACCCTGGCCTCTAGAATAAAACGCTTGAATTTGAACTGGATGGATTCAGACCAGTCATCTGATAGAGAAAACGAGGCTTTTCATCGAGCAATGGCGCTAGCGGGTGCTGAATTTCTGGAGAATGTGAATTATTATGCAAAGTCATGGTTACCAGCACGGTCAATTGTTATGGACAGTCTTGCTGCGAGGGAAAGTGTTGATTCGAGTGGAGAAATCGTAAAGCTCAACCGATCTTGTCCTGTAAGACACAGCCCACGGGGCATTTTAATTAATCTCACGAGTTACTAGTGATTTTTGTGAGAATTTTCTATTTGTACCAGTGGATGGGTAAATTACAATCTTTGCAGGTTTTTAGTTTCATTGTTGCTATTATTACCTGACTAAAACCTTTTCTCACTTGCTCTGCAGTGGAAACTTCACATACATGAGCTTGAGGAGGAAATGAAAATCAGTCCTTCTATCAAGTATGTTCTTTACCCGGTACGTATATTAGTCAACGAGTCTTTAGAATTGAGTATAGGCATAAATCATTGTCatccaacaaaaagaaaactgaGTTTACTGTGGTTTATTTTTGCAGATCATCATGTTCCTGTTACTTGTATTTTAGGATTCATTCTTTGTTTTActatttgatttattaataaatgattATTGTTCGTAGGATGATAGGAGTGAGAATTGGCGACTGCAGGCAGTGGCAATTTCACCTGCTAAATTTGAGAGCAGAAAACCGTTACCATATCTTTGGAGGGGTTTAGAAAATGACAACCTCTCTGAGGTTGCCGGAATCCCAGGTTGTACTTTTGTGCACATGAGTGGTTTTATTGGAGGAAATAGAAGTTATGGCGGGGCTCTAGCCATGGCAAGAGCTTCTTTAAAGGCTTAGGCAATGGTAGGTTTAACTTCATAACTTTTTTCCAAACTTTCTTTTTGGCCTTGGGCAATAATAAGGAATCGAAAGCAATGGAACCAGAAATGCTTGAATGCAAAACTTGGTTTTTCATTGAAGCATTATGCTTCAGTTGTTCAGAAACATGGTGGTTTATGCATGGTTCTAAATCACAAAAATGCTGATCACACACTGCTGATAAATAAATGGGCATTTTCCAGTTTAAGCTAGGAATGCAACCTTTACAGAATGTAACCTGGCATTTTTGTTGCCAATTCTTGCTTAAGAATTTTCTGCACTAGTTCAATAATGACATTTCAATTCGTTGGTTCTATTCTTCATATGCTTTTATCAGCATTCTCATCATGGCCAAAACTAGGTCTAGGCTTCACTACACACACATTCTTGGCACTAGATTCATTCCTCTGAAACACTTGGCAGATCCTCTTTAAACCATGAGTAAAGGCCGCCTTCGAGATGGAAGACATTGGTATAACCATCAAGGACCAGCAAGTAAGCTGCTATGAGAGACCTGTGAAAGTATCAAAATGTGACAAACAGAGCAACATAGCAATCATTTGAAGAGTCAATAGTAATTCTTTTCATAATCACACAAGAAGGTATGCAACATACAGAGTGCAACCGTAAGAAGATGATATGTTGCAGACAATCATATAACTTCCCCGATCAAACATTCATGCAATCCAAGTTATTAGCTGCACTTTCCCTTTTGTATTTTAACCGTTGAAGAACTTGTTTGATTTTGAGAGCTAATTGCTAATTGTGGTTGGATTTTACTTCCTTATCAACCATTCGTGTTGTTATTATTACTTTAAACAATAGCTTGGTAGGATGTTTTACGATAACAGTTCCCATTGACCCTGTCTACTGTTTTTCAATGTCTTGAGTCCGAGGTTGGATGCAAAGTGCAAACACATCTAAAAGGATTACCTCAGAATTGCCatgcaaaattaataaatttcataaaatctcTTCAACCAATTTCGGACCATAATCTTATTGCATGTATGAAATTCTATGTGCAAAATTAAAAATCCAAAGAAGCAAATAGGCAATTAGCCacaagaaattcaaaataatcaatACCTTGATTGTTGACCTTCGGGTAGATTTTGTGACGGTTTCATTGTACCCCCTGCTGAGCAAGCTACTATTATCTTtgcatttttatctaattttgcTTCAACAGCTGCCATCATGAaccaaatattttgatttagaaAGCCAGAAATGAAACAATTTCAAGTAAAACGCATGATGAGATAAAATTATCGTACACTGGATGAACTCGGGATTCTCTTCAGTCCCagcaaaaataccaaaaaatgcAAATGCAGCACGTCTGgcaatgtcccatgctgtccaCTCTTTTATAAGCCTATATATTTGCACATTGATAGCATCTGGAGGATGAGCCTGCATTAAATGCCAAAAGTCATCAGTTTTATCCTTTGTACCAGATAGATTAATGGGAATCAGAAGCACCAGATAGACCCAAAAATGCTTCACTAGTGAGCAGGCACGTTGCAGTTGGAACACAAggattctaaatttttttactaacctCTTTGAACTCTGCTTCTGGCCTTACGTCGAGAAtcacaaaattattttctttctgaAGACGGAAAGCTTCCTTTGCATCCACACTTCTTACCTGCAATATCATAATCATATCATACACCTTTAAATATTTACTCTGCATATAGTACAGACAAGATATCACATTC encodes the following:
- the LOC100798858 gene encoding MYG1 exonuclease, with the translated sequence MIRLVRLWHCHKPFTFPKPQPRMVVEASSSCFSTRVGTHNGTFHCDEALACFMLRLSKRFSAAHIVRTRDPNLLQSLHALVDVGGAYDPTRHRFDHHQKDFHQVFGHGFHTKLSSAGLVYKHFGLEIIANVLKLHEDHPHVHQLYPVIYRNFVEAIDAVDNGVNLYDLDVPPKYEINTTLASRIKRLNLNWMDSDQSSDRENEAFHRAMALAGAEFLENVNYYAKSWLPARSIVMDSLAARESVDSSGEIVKLNRSCPWKLHIHELEEEMKISPSIKYVLYPDDRSENWRLQAVAISPAKFESRKPLPYLWRGLENDNLSEVAGIPGCTFVHMSGFIGGNRSYGGALAMARASLKA
- the LOC100797443 gene encoding rhodanese-like domain-containing protein 14, chloroplastic-like: MAAFTSIVVQYSSTSSLQSLVPSLEATRDHNSWWGRVRSYRSTGKNSLQQNITRGLTIQNAATKPAKSPAEEDWKVKREYLLEKRVRSVDAKEAFRLQKENNFVILDVRPEAEFKEAHPPDAINVQIYRLIKEWTAWDIARRAAFAFFGIFAGTEENPEFIQSVEAKLDKNAKIIVACSAGGTMKPSQNLPEGQQSRSLIAAYLLVLDGYTNVFHLEGGLYSWFKEDLPSVSEE